From a single Streptomyces misionensis genomic region:
- a CDS encoding PQQ-dependent sugar dehydrogenase, which produces MVRRRAVPAVLAASLLLAAGCSSGSSQVGFPGQGPRTAPPSTAPASPATESAAPAKGSVRVLRTVARNLKSPWGLAVLPGGNLLVSSRDDATITRVDPGTGRTTELGTVSGVSPAGEGGLLGIALSPHYASDRMVYAYFTSASDNRIVRMLYDPRKPAGEQLGAPDTVFKGIPKGPIHNGGRIAFGPDGMLYAGTGESGKRGLAQDKNSLGGKILRLTPDGEPAPGNPFPDSPVYSYGHRNVQGLAWDDRQRLFASEFGQDTWDELNAIKPGGNYGWPDAEGKSSDPRLQNPIAQWHTDDASPSGIAYVHGVIWMAALKGERLWRVPLRGTRAAAAPQAFLTGSYGRLRTVAPAGDGRLWLITDNTDGRGHPKKDDDRILELQVS; this is translated from the coding sequence ATCGTGCGACGTCGAGCTGTGCCGGCCGTGCTGGCCGCCTCCCTGCTGCTGGCGGCGGGCTGTTCGTCCGGCTCGTCCCAAGTGGGTTTCCCCGGCCAGGGGCCGCGCACGGCGCCCCCGAGCACCGCCCCGGCCTCCCCGGCGACCGAGTCGGCGGCACCGGCCAAGGGCTCGGTGCGGGTGCTGCGCACGGTGGCCCGGAACCTGAAGTCGCCCTGGGGCCTCGCGGTGCTGCCTGGCGGCAATCTGCTGGTCTCCTCCCGCGACGACGCCACGATCACCCGCGTCGACCCGGGCACCGGCCGCACGACCGAACTGGGTACCGTCTCCGGGGTCTCCCCGGCCGGCGAGGGCGGTCTGCTGGGCATCGCGCTCTCCCCGCACTACGCGTCGGACCGCATGGTCTACGCCTACTTCACCTCCGCCTCGGACAACCGCATCGTCCGCATGCTGTACGACCCGCGCAAACCGGCCGGTGAGCAACTGGGCGCTCCCGACACGGTGTTCAAGGGCATCCCCAAGGGCCCCATCCACAACGGCGGCCGGATCGCGTTCGGCCCGGACGGGATGCTGTACGCGGGCACCGGCGAGAGCGGCAAGCGGGGGCTCGCCCAGGACAAGAACTCACTGGGCGGGAAGATCCTCCGGCTGACCCCGGACGGCGAACCGGCCCCCGGCAACCCCTTCCCCGACTCCCCGGTCTACTCGTACGGCCACCGCAACGTCCAGGGCCTCGCCTGGGACGACCGGCAGCGGCTGTTCGCCTCCGAGTTCGGGCAGGACACCTGGGACGAGCTGAACGCGATCAAGCCCGGCGGCAACTACGGCTGGCCCGACGCCGAGGGCAAGTCCTCCGACCCCCGCCTCCAGAACCCGATCGCCCAGTGGCACACCGACGACGCCTCCCCCAGCGGCATCGCCTACGTGCACGGCGTGATCTGGATGGCCGCGCTGAAGGGCGAACGGCTGTGGCGCGTCCCGCTGCGCGGCACCCGGGCCGCGGCCGCGCCGCAGGCCTTCCTCACCGGCTCCTACGGCCGGCTGCGCACGGTGGCCCCGGCCGGTGACGGCAGGCTGTGGCTGATCACCGACAACACCGACGGCCGCGGCCACCCGAAGAAGGACGACGACCGCATCCTGGAACTCCAGGTGAGCTAG
- a CDS encoding aldo/keto reductase, whose protein sequence is MERRTIGAGALAVGAVGLGCMPMSWAYSGSRRRGDESLRCVNRALDLGSSLLDTADMYGPFTNELLLGRVLRQRRAEAFVSTKVGLLVGEQHIVANGRPGYVKRACDASLRRLQTDVIDLYQLHRPDPEVPIEETWGAMAELVRAGKVRALGLCALGARGGRRSGAGLYDGTLRQLQRVQQVFPVTAVEAELSVWSPEALRALLPWCETRGVGFLAAMPLGNGFLTGTLTPGEGFEPDDVRARHPRFTAEMMAANQPIVAGLRRVARRHGPEVTPAQVALAWVLAQGRHVIALPGAKRERWAAENAAAAGLRLSAADLVEIARLPAAQGSWD, encoded by the coding sequence GTGGAGCGCAGGACGATCGGCGCGGGGGCGCTCGCGGTGGGGGCCGTCGGACTCGGGTGCATGCCGATGAGCTGGGCGTACAGCGGGTCCAGGCGGCGGGGTGACGAGTCGCTGAGATGCGTCAACCGGGCGCTGGACCTGGGGTCGAGCCTGCTGGACACCGCGGACATGTACGGCCCGTTCACCAATGAGCTGCTGCTGGGCCGGGTGCTCAGACAGCGGCGCGCGGAGGCCTTCGTCTCCACGAAGGTGGGGCTGCTGGTGGGCGAGCAGCACATCGTGGCCAACGGCCGCCCGGGGTATGTGAAGCGGGCCTGCGACGCCTCGCTGCGCCGGCTCCAGACGGACGTGATCGACCTCTACCAGCTGCACCGCCCGGACCCCGAGGTGCCCATCGAGGAGACCTGGGGCGCGATGGCGGAGCTGGTGCGGGCGGGGAAGGTGCGGGCGCTGGGCCTGTGCGCCCTGGGAGCGCGGGGCGGACGCCGCTCGGGCGCGGGCCTGTACGACGGCACACTGCGCCAGTTGCAGCGGGTGCAGCAGGTGTTCCCGGTGACCGCGGTCGAGGCCGAGCTGTCGGTGTGGTCGCCGGAGGCGCTGCGGGCGCTGCTGCCGTGGTGCGAGACGCGGGGCGTGGGCTTCCTCGCGGCGATGCCGCTGGGCAACGGCTTCCTGACCGGCACGCTCACCCCGGGCGAGGGTTTCGAACCGGACGACGTGCGCGCCCGGCATCCCCGGTTCACCGCCGAGATGATGGCGGCCAACCAGCCGATCGTCGCCGGTCTGCGCCGTGTCGCCCGGCGGCACGGCCCGGAGGTCACCCCGGCGCAGGTGGCGCTGGCCTGGGTGCTGGCGCAGGGCCGTCATGTGATCGCACTGCCGGGCGCCAAGCGGGAGCGGTGGGCCGCGGAGAACGCGGCGGCGGCCGGGTTGCGGCTGTCGGCGGCGGATCTGGTCGAGATCGCGCGGCTGCCCGCGGCGCAGGGTTCGTGGGACTGA
- a CDS encoding 2-hydroxyacid dehydrogenase: MSEDVWLPLPPEEIDGLPEGFRYLFWDGGQDGEQAFPGDPARCVMYVVPYMTPLPVRVRPLRRLTGVRVIQTLTAGVDDMTANLSSIAPGVRLCNARGVHEASTAELALTLTLAALRGIPEFVRAQQEERWASGFRPALADKNVLIVGYGPIGAAIEDRLTPFEVARVARVARSRRTTARGLVHATEDVLSLLPDADVVILSTPLTEATRGLVDAEFLARMKDGALLVNVARGPVVDTGALLAELERGRITAALDVTDPEPLPPGHPLWRAPGVLISPHMGGPSSAFLPRAKRLLVDQLTRFARHEPLRNVILTTGTDPAETASEGPGGTDPAAPDSPGTNGR, encoded by the coding sequence ATGAGCGAAGACGTGTGGCTTCCCCTCCCGCCGGAGGAGATCGACGGTCTGCCCGAGGGGTTCCGGTATCTGTTCTGGGACGGTGGACAGGACGGTGAACAGGCCTTTCCCGGGGACCCGGCGCGGTGCGTGATGTACGTGGTGCCGTACATGACCCCCCTGCCGGTCCGGGTCCGCCCGCTGCGGCGGCTGACCGGCGTCCGGGTCATCCAGACGCTCACCGCGGGGGTGGACGACATGACCGCGAACCTGTCCTCCATCGCGCCCGGCGTCCGGCTCTGCAACGCCCGCGGGGTGCACGAGGCGAGCACCGCCGAGCTGGCGCTCACCCTGACCCTCGCCGCGCTGCGCGGCATCCCGGAGTTCGTGCGGGCGCAGCAGGAGGAGCGCTGGGCGAGCGGGTTCCGGCCGGCGCTCGCCGACAAGAACGTGCTCATCGTCGGCTACGGCCCCATCGGCGCCGCCATCGAGGACCGGCTCACGCCCTTCGAGGTCGCGCGGGTGGCACGCGTCGCACGCTCCCGGCGCACTACGGCGCGTGGTCTTGTGCACGCGACCGAGGACGTGCTTTCGCTGCTTCCGGACGCCGATGTCGTGATTCTGTCCACCCCCCTGACCGAGGCCACCCGCGGACTGGTGGACGCCGAGTTCCTGGCGCGGATGAAGGACGGGGCGCTGCTCGTGAACGTGGCGCGCGGTCCGGTCGTGGACACCGGGGCGCTCCTCGCCGAACTGGAACGGGGCCGGATCACCGCGGCCCTGGACGTCACCGACCCCGAACCGCTGCCGCCGGGCCACCCCCTGTGGCGGGCCCCCGGTGTGCTGATCAGCCCGCACATGGGCGGTCCTTCCTCGGCCTTCCTGCCGCGCGCCAAGCGTTTGCTGGTCGACCAGCTGACCCGGTTCGCGCGCCACGAGCCACTGCGGAACGTGATCCTCACGACCGGCACGGACCCGGCGGAAACGGCCTCCGAGGGTCCCGGCGGAACAGATCCGGCGGCCCCGGACAGCCCCGGAACGAACGGGCGTTAA
- a CDS encoding putative bifunctional diguanylate cyclase/phosphodiesterase: protein MNAPTTVTTTVDEEVRAPHPQQDPEPRGPVRSERVRATEQLVLALVCAAYAVGAAFDWGTDEIALVMGDFGLSAAAGIAAVSCFLYARGRRVRFRSAWLLFGLSSTMASLGNAVWGWYEVVLGRPVPSPSYADLFFLCFAPPAIVGLLVLAKRPVTRAGWICLGLDAWLIGGSLLTLSWSLALAQAARFDGPSVAHTALSLAYPLLDIVLVSMVLALHFRRAPGNRTAVNTAIGALALTVMCDALFTSPLLHSSYRSGQLLDAGWFAGSLLLAYAPWAAPRPGSAPRAEAAEEHARAIPEQSRGPRATGHHPGLAPVPGAEHGRYPAGRPLTGSLAALTPYLAAAVCTLGILYNVLNGRRPDHVVLITAGCVVLALVIRQGIMLLDNITLTQELAQKENHFRSLVQGSSDVIMIAAPNGILRYVSPAAAGVYGRPAEDLVGTELAALIHPEDLGCVVHEVRRFLAASPAEEPTTRIECRFRSGGGGTARSSEAGSGGGWLNVESTVSRHHGGLIFNSRDVTERVRLQAQLQHNAEHDPLTDLPNRALFTRRVQQALSGRRATDRGDALRGTAVLFIDLDGFKAVNDTIGHQAGDELLIQAARRLQDAVRQGDTASRLGGDEFAALIVGDGTHDREARERNILELADRLRTTLSQPYAIDGRDVRVNASIGVAFAEPGLGAGELLRNADLAMYRAKSAGKGRVELYRPQMQQDVVRKAELANRLRAALHDGEFTLLHQPVVRLEDGRITAVGAQARWRSSQGVLFTPAEFLRVAEDGDKTAELDRWILQEAVAQAAERASSGLVVPVAVRMSARRLLDRSLPPGSVETLLTRHGLPPGALVVELSDTDPGLGLDELERRLTALNRLGVRIALDGFGSGQAAITALRRLPVDILKLDRSLVEGVVESARLHKITSGLLRIACDLGLQSVAEGVDLPEQAVALRAMGCTHGTGMAFSGPLDEYRLRRALGAGPCAVPHASAEPAFAGRARDMQGRLGAKGAAGVYTGGVPAVFGGGSALRSHSETPVPPT, encoded by the coding sequence GTGAACGCGCCGACCACGGTGACCACCACCGTCGACGAAGAGGTGCGCGCACCGCACCCGCAGCAGGACCCGGAGCCGCGCGGACCGGTCCGCTCCGAACGCGTCCGCGCCACCGAACAACTCGTCCTCGCCCTGGTCTGCGCGGCGTACGCCGTCGGCGCCGCGTTCGACTGGGGCACGGACGAGATCGCCCTGGTCATGGGCGACTTCGGGCTCAGCGCCGCGGCCGGGATCGCGGCCGTCTCCTGCTTCCTGTACGCCCGCGGCCGCCGGGTGCGCTTCCGCTCGGCCTGGCTGCTGTTCGGCCTGTCCTCGACCATGGCCTCCCTCGGCAACGCTGTCTGGGGCTGGTACGAGGTCGTGCTCGGCCGGCCCGTGCCCAGCCCGTCGTACGCCGATCTGTTCTTCCTGTGCTTCGCGCCGCCCGCCATCGTGGGTCTGCTGGTGCTCGCCAAACGGCCGGTGACCAGGGCCGGCTGGATCTGCCTCGGTCTGGACGCCTGGCTGATCGGCGGCTCGCTGCTCACCCTCTCGTGGAGCCTCGCGCTCGCCCAGGCGGCCCGGTTCGACGGGCCGAGCGTGGCGCACACCGCGCTGTCGCTGGCGTACCCGCTGCTGGACATCGTCCTCGTCAGCATGGTGCTCGCGCTGCACTTCCGCCGGGCCCCGGGCAACCGCACCGCGGTGAACACCGCGATCGGCGCGCTCGCCCTGACCGTGATGTGCGACGCGCTGTTCACCTCGCCGCTGCTGCACAGCAGTTACCGCTCCGGGCAGTTGCTGGACGCGGGCTGGTTCGCCGGCTCGCTGCTGCTCGCCTACGCCCCGTGGGCCGCGCCCCGGCCCGGGAGCGCGCCGCGGGCCGAGGCGGCGGAGGAGCACGCCCGCGCGATCCCCGAGCAGTCGCGAGGCCCGCGCGCGACCGGCCACCACCCGGGCCTCGCGCCGGTGCCGGGCGCCGAGCACGGCCGCTACCCGGCGGGCCGGCCGCTCACCGGCTCGCTCGCCGCGCTCACCCCGTACCTCGCCGCGGCCGTGTGCACCCTGGGCATCCTGTACAACGTCCTCAACGGCCGCCGACCCGATCACGTGGTGCTGATCACGGCGGGCTGCGTCGTGCTCGCGCTGGTGATCCGCCAGGGCATCATGCTGCTGGACAACATCACCCTCACCCAGGAACTGGCGCAGAAGGAGAACCACTTCCGCTCCCTGGTACAGGGGTCGAGCGACGTCATCATGATCGCCGCGCCCAACGGCATACTGCGCTACGTCTCCCCGGCCGCCGCCGGGGTCTACGGCCGCCCCGCCGAGGATCTGGTGGGCACCGAGCTGGCCGCCCTGATCCACCCCGAGGACCTGGGCTGTGTGGTGCACGAGGTGCGCCGCTTCCTCGCCGCCAGCCCGGCGGAGGAGCCCACCACCCGCATCGAGTGCCGCTTCCGCTCCGGCGGTGGGGGCACCGCCCGCTCGAGCGAGGCCGGGAGCGGGGGAGGCTGGCTGAACGTCGAGTCCACCGTGAGCCGGCACCACGGCGGGCTGATCTTCAACAGCCGGGACGTCACCGAACGGGTGCGCCTCCAGGCCCAGTTGCAGCACAACGCGGAGCACGACCCGCTCACCGACCTGCCCAACCGCGCCCTGTTCACCCGGCGCGTCCAGCAGGCGCTGTCCGGGCGCCGGGCCACCGACCGGGGCGACGCCCTGCGCGGTACGGCGGTGCTCTTCATCGACCTCGACGGCTTCAAGGCCGTCAACGACACCATCGGGCACCAGGCCGGCGACGAACTCCTGATCCAGGCCGCCCGGCGGCTCCAGGACGCGGTCCGCCAGGGCGACACCGCCTCCCGGCTGGGCGGCGACGAGTTCGCGGCCCTGATCGTCGGGGACGGCACCCACGACCGGGAGGCCCGGGAGCGCAACATCCTGGAGCTGGCCGACCGGCTCAGGACGACCCTCTCCCAGCCGTACGCGATCGACGGCAGGGACGTCCGGGTCAACGCCTCCATCGGGGTCGCCTTCGCCGAGCCCGGCCTCGGCGCGGGGGAGCTGCTGCGCAACGCCGACCTCGCGATGTACCGCGCGAAATCGGCCGGAAAGGGCCGGGTCGAGCTGTACCGGCCGCAGATGCAGCAGGACGTCGTACGCAAGGCGGAGCTGGCCAACCGGCTGCGCGCCGCGTTGCACGACGGCGAGTTCACGCTGCTGCACCAGCCGGTGGTGCGCCTGGAGGACGGCCGGATCACGGCGGTCGGCGCGCAGGCCCGCTGGCGCTCCTCGCAGGGCGTGCTGTTCACCCCGGCGGAGTTCCTGCGGGTGGCGGAGGACGGCGACAAGACCGCCGAGCTGGACCGCTGGATCCTCCAGGAGGCCGTCGCACAGGCCGCCGAACGGGCGTCGAGCGGGCTCGTCGTACCGGTGGCGGTGCGGATGAGCGCCCGGCGGCTGCTGGACCGTTCGCTGCCGCCGGGCTCGGTGGAGACGCTGCTGACCCGGCACGGGCTGCCGCCCGGGGCGCTGGTCGTCGAGCTGTCCGACACCGACCCCGGGCTCGGCCTGGACGAGCTGGAGCGGCGGCTGACCGCGTTGAACCGGCTCGGGGTGCGCATCGCGCTGGACGGCTTCGGCAGCGGCCAGGCGGCCATCACCGCCCTGCGGCGGCTGCCCGTGGACATCCTCAAGCTCGACCGGAGCCTGGTCGAGGGCGTGGTCGAGTCCGCCCGGCTGCACAAGATCACCAGCGGGCTGCTGCGGATCGCCTGCGACCTCGGGCTCCAGTCGGTCGCCGAGGGCGTGGACCTTCCCGAACAGGCGGTGGCGCTGCGCGCGATGGGCTGCACGCACGGCACCGGCATGGCCTTCTCCGGGCCGCTGGACGAGTACCGGCTGCGCCGGGCGCTCGGCGCCGGGCCCTGTGCGGTGCCGCACGCGTCGGCCGAACCGGCGTTCGCGGGCCGGGCGAGAGACATGCAGGGGCGTCTCGGCGCGAAGGGCGCCGCGGGGGTGTACACCGGAGGAGTACCCGCTGTTTTCGGAGGCGGCAGTGCCCTTCGCTCACATTCTGAGACTCCCGTCCCACCTACTTGA
- a CDS encoding acetolactate synthase large subunit yields the protein MTEQATGAHHPQPRPRSGGQHSAPVEHVTGAQSLIRSLEEVGADTVFGIPGGAILPAYDPMMDSTRVRHVLVRHEQGAGHAATGYAQATGKVGVCMATSGPGATNLVTPIADAHMDSVPLVAITGQVASSSIGTDAFQEADIVGITMPITKHNFLVTKAEDIPRVIAEAFHIASTGRPGPVLVDIAKDALQKKTTFSWPPVMDLPGYRPVTKPHAKQIREAAKLITAARRPVLYVGGGVIKAGATAELKVLAELTGAPVTTTLMALGAFPDSHPLHVGMPGMHGAVTAVTALQKADLIVALGARFDDRVTGKLDSFAPYAKIVHADIDPAEIGKNREADVPIVGDAREVIADLVQAVQKEHSEGHKGDYSAWWQDLNRWRETYPLGYDQPEDGSLSPQAVIERVGQLAPEGTIFAAGVGQHQMWSAHFIQYEQPATWLNSGGAGTMGYAVPAAMGAKAGRPERTVWAIDGDGCFQMTNQELTTCALNNIPIKVAIINNGALGMVRQWQTLFYNQRYSNTVLHSGPDDVNPEARGTRVPDFVKLAEAMGCVGLRCERPEDLDKVIEEANSINDRPVVVDFIVHQDAMVWPMVAAGTSNDEIMAARDVRPDFGDSEDD from the coding sequence ATGACCGAGCAGGCCACCGGGGCCCATCATCCGCAGCCCCGGCCCCGATCCGGAGGACAGCACTCCGCCCCCGTCGAGCACGTCACGGGCGCGCAGTCCCTCATTCGCTCCCTTGAGGAGGTCGGCGCGGACACGGTGTTCGGCATTCCCGGCGGCGCGATCCTCCCGGCGTACGACCCGATGATGGACTCCACCCGGGTGCGCCACGTCCTGGTCCGCCACGAGCAGGGCGCGGGCCACGCGGCCACCGGCTACGCCCAGGCCACCGGCAAGGTCGGGGTCTGCATGGCGACCAGCGGCCCGGGCGCCACCAACCTGGTCACCCCCATCGCCGACGCCCACATGGACTCGGTCCCGCTGGTCGCCATCACCGGTCAGGTCGCCTCCTCCTCGATCGGCACGGACGCCTTCCAGGAGGCGGACATCGTCGGCATCACCATGCCGATCACCAAGCACAACTTCCTGGTGACCAAGGCCGAGGACATCCCGCGGGTGATCGCGGAGGCCTTCCACATCGCCTCCACCGGCCGCCCCGGCCCGGTCCTCGTCGACATCGCCAAGGACGCCCTCCAGAAGAAGACGACCTTCTCCTGGCCGCCGGTCATGGACCTGCCCGGCTACCGTCCGGTCACCAAGCCGCACGCCAAGCAGATCCGCGAGGCCGCCAAGCTGATCACCGCCGCCCGGCGGCCCGTCCTCTACGTCGGCGGCGGCGTCATCAAGGCGGGGGCCACCGCCGAGCTGAAGGTCCTCGCCGAACTCACCGGAGCGCCCGTCACCACCACCCTGATGGCGCTCGGCGCATTCCCCGACAGCCACCCGCTGCACGTGGGAATGCCGGGCATGCACGGTGCGGTCACCGCCGTCACCGCGCTGCAGAAGGCCGACCTGATCGTCGCCCTCGGAGCCCGCTTCGACGACCGCGTCACCGGCAAGCTGGACAGCTTCGCCCCGTACGCCAAGATCGTCCACGCCGACATCGACCCGGCCGAGATCGGCAAGAACCGCGAGGCCGACGTGCCGATCGTCGGTGACGCCCGCGAGGTCATCGCCGACCTGGTCCAGGCCGTGCAGAAGGAGCACAGCGAGGGCCACAAGGGCGACTACAGCGCCTGGTGGCAGGACCTCAACCGCTGGCGCGAGACCTACCCGCTCGGGTACGACCAGCCCGAGGACGGCTCGCTGTCCCCCCAGGCCGTGATCGAGCGCGTCGGACAGCTCGCCCCCGAGGGCACCATCTTCGCGGCGGGCGTCGGCCAGCACCAGATGTGGTCCGCGCACTTCATCCAGTACGAGCAGCCCGCCACCTGGCTGAACTCCGGCGGCGCCGGAACCATGGGCTACGCGGTGCCGGCCGCCATGGGCGCCAAGGCCGGCCGGCCCGAGCGGACCGTCTGGGCGATCGACGGCGACGGCTGCTTCCAGATGACCAACCAGGAACTGACCACCTGCGCCCTGAACAACATCCCCATCAAGGTCGCCATCATCAACAACGGCGCCCTCGGGATGGTCCGCCAGTGGCAGACCCTCTTCTACAACCAGCGCTACTCCAACACCGTGCTGCACAGCGGCCCGGACGACGTGAACCCCGAGGCCCGGGGCACGCGGGTGCCGGACTTCGTGAAGCTGGCCGAGGCCATGGGCTGCGTGGGCCTGCGCTGCGAGCGCCCGGAGGACCTGGACAAGGTCATCGAAGAGGCCAACTCCATCAACGACCGTCCGGTCGTCGTGGACTTCATCGTCCACCAGGACGCCATGGTGTGGCCGATGGTCGCCGCCGGCACCTCCAACGACGAGATCATGGCCGCCCGGGACGTCCGCCCCGACTTCGGCGACAGCGAAGACGACTGA
- the ilvN gene encoding acetolactate synthase small subunit, whose translation MSKHTLSVLVENKPGILARIAALFSRRGFNIDSLAVGVTEHPDISRITIVVGVEELPLEQVTKQLNKLVEVLKIVELDPAQAVQRELVLVKIRADNETRSQIVEIVQLFRAKTVDVSPEAVTIEATGSSEKLSAMLKMLEPFGIKELVQSGTIAIGRGARSITDRSLRALDRSA comes from the coding sequence ATGTCCAAGCACACGCTCTCCGTCCTGGTGGAGAACAAGCCGGGCATCCTGGCCCGCATCGCCGCCCTGTTCTCCCGCCGCGGCTTCAACATCGACTCGCTCGCGGTGGGCGTCACCGAACACCCCGACATCTCCCGCATCACCATCGTGGTCGGTGTCGAGGAACTGCCGCTGGAGCAGGTCACCAAGCAGCTCAACAAGCTCGTCGAGGTGCTGAAGATCGTCGAGCTGGACCCGGCACAGGCCGTCCAGCGCGAACTCGTCCTGGTGAAGATCCGCGCGGACAACGAGACCCGCTCCCAGATCGTGGAGATCGTCCAGCTGTTCCGCGCCAAGACCGTGGACGTCTCCCCGGAGGCCGTGACCATCGAGGCCACCGGGTCCAGCGAGAAGCTGTCCGCCATGCTCAAGATGCTGGAGCCGTTCGGCATCAAGGAGCTGGTCCAGTCCGGCACCATCGCGATCGGCCGCGGCGCCCGGTCCATCACGGACCGCTCGCTGCGCGCCCTCGACCGGTCCGCGTAA
- the ilvC gene encoding ketol-acid reductoisomerase: MAELFYDADADLSIIQNRKVAVIGYGSQGHAHALSLRDSGVDVRVGLHEGSTSKVKAEEQGLRVVTPAEAAAEADVIMILVPDPIQAQVYEESIAANLKDGDALFFGHGFNIRFGLIKPPAGVDVCMVAPKGPGHLVRRQYEEGRGVPCIAAVEQDASGNAFALALSYAKGIGGTRAGVIKTTFTEETETDLFGEQAVLCGGTAALVKAGFETLTEAGYQPEIAYFECLHELKLIVDLMYEGGLEKMRWSISETAEWGDYVTGPRIITDATKAEMKKVLAEIQDGTFAKNWMDEYHGGLKKYNEYKKQDSEHLLETTGKQLRRLMSWVNEEA; this comes from the coding sequence GTGGCCGAGCTGTTCTACGACGCTGACGCCGACCTGTCCATCATCCAGAACCGCAAGGTCGCGGTCATCGGCTACGGCAGCCAGGGTCACGCGCACGCCCTGTCGCTGCGCGACTCCGGTGTCGACGTCCGGGTCGGTCTGCACGAGGGCTCCACGTCCAAGGTCAAGGCCGAGGAGCAGGGCCTGCGTGTGGTCACCCCGGCCGAGGCCGCCGCCGAGGCCGACGTGATCATGATCCTGGTCCCGGACCCGATCCAGGCCCAGGTCTACGAGGAGTCCATCGCCGCCAACCTGAAGGACGGCGACGCCCTGTTCTTCGGCCACGGCTTCAACATCCGCTTCGGCCTGATCAAGCCCCCGGCCGGCGTGGACGTCTGCATGGTCGCCCCCAAGGGCCCGGGCCACCTGGTCCGCCGCCAGTACGAGGAGGGCCGCGGCGTTCCCTGCATCGCCGCCGTCGAGCAGGACGCCTCCGGCAACGCCTTCGCGCTGGCCCTGTCGTACGCCAAGGGCATCGGCGGCACCCGCGCCGGCGTCATCAAGACCACCTTCACCGAGGAGACCGAGACCGACCTCTTCGGCGAGCAGGCCGTGCTGTGCGGTGGCACCGCGGCCCTGGTCAAGGCGGGCTTCGAGACCCTGACCGAGGCCGGCTACCAGCCGGAGATCGCCTACTTCGAGTGCCTGCACGAGCTGAAGCTGATCGTGGACCTCATGTACGAGGGCGGCCTGGAGAAGATGCGCTGGTCCATCTCCGAGACCGCCGAGTGGGGCGACTACGTCACCGGCCCGCGCATCATCACCGACGCCACCAAGGCGGAGATGAAGAAGGTCCTCGCCGAGATCCAGGACGGCACCTTCGCCAAGAACTGGATGGACGAGTACCACGGCGGCCTGAAGAAGTACAACGAGTACAAGAAGCAGGACTCCGAGCACCTGCTGGAGACCACGGGCAAGCAGCTGCGCCGGCTGATGAGCTGGGTGAACGAGGAGGCGTAA